The Parafrankia discariae genome includes a window with the following:
- the obgE gene encoding GTPase ObgE: MPTFVDRVVLHAAAGDGGHGCCSIHREKFKPLGGPDGGNGGRGGNVVLRVDSGVTTLLDFHFHPHQRAGGGRPGQGSNRHGADGDDLVLSVPDGTVVLSPDGEQIVDLVGAGSTYVLAHGGRGGRGNATLASSRRKAPGFAELGEPGEGLDAVLELKSVADVALVGFPSAGKSSLVSVLSAARPKIADYPFTTLVPNLGVVQAGDHRPFTVADVPGLIPGASQGRGLGLEFLRHIERCSLIVHVLDCATLEPGRDPLTDLDVIEAELAAYTTDLSDRPRLVVLNKVDVPDAAELAELVTPDLRARGLTVHQISTASRHGVRGLALELAELVASLRAAAPSPAATRIVLRPRAVDEPDFTVRAEGDGFVVGGTKPLRWVRQTDFSNEEAIGYLADRLARLGVEKELAKRGAFPGVAVTIGAVTFDWEPTLSGREALLAAGGGDGDGYGDAGFGTAGTAVTIATVGGSGGTRAGARGGAVVSDLPLGPRGTDLRLRTSKRLTRAQRTALNDPADDFGDGDSAGFGAGAGFDADGGFDDSSGFGGDADSGRG, translated from the coding sequence ATGCCGACGTTCGTCGACCGGGTGGTTCTGCACGCCGCCGCCGGCGACGGCGGGCACGGCTGCTGCTCGATCCACCGCGAGAAGTTCAAACCGCTGGGCGGGCCGGACGGCGGTAACGGCGGCCGCGGCGGCAACGTGGTGCTGCGCGTCGACAGTGGCGTGACGACCCTGCTCGACTTCCACTTCCACCCGCATCAGCGGGCCGGCGGCGGTCGTCCGGGCCAGGGCTCCAACCGGCACGGCGCGGACGGTGACGACCTGGTCCTGTCGGTGCCGGACGGTACCGTCGTGCTCTCGCCCGACGGCGAGCAGATCGTCGACCTGGTCGGGGCGGGGAGCACCTACGTCCTGGCCCACGGCGGTCGCGGCGGGCGGGGTAACGCCACGCTGGCCTCGTCCCGCCGTAAGGCGCCCGGCTTCGCCGAGCTGGGGGAGCCCGGTGAGGGGCTCGACGCCGTCCTCGAGCTCAAGAGCGTGGCCGACGTCGCGCTCGTGGGTTTCCCGAGCGCGGGCAAGTCCTCGCTGGTCTCGGTGCTCAGCGCCGCCCGCCCCAAGATCGCCGACTATCCGTTCACCACCCTGGTCCCGAACCTGGGTGTCGTCCAGGCCGGTGACCATCGCCCGTTCACGGTGGCGGACGTCCCCGGGCTGATCCCGGGGGCCAGCCAGGGCCGGGGTCTGGGCCTGGAGTTCCTGCGGCACATCGAGCGGTGCTCGCTGATCGTCCACGTGCTCGACTGCGCCACTCTCGAGCCCGGTCGCGATCCGCTCACCGACCTCGACGTGATCGAGGCGGAGCTCGCCGCCTACACGACCGACCTGTCGGACCGGCCGCGACTCGTGGTGCTGAACAAGGTCGACGTCCCGGACGCGGCCGAGCTCGCCGAGCTGGTCACCCCTGATCTGCGGGCCCGCGGTCTCACCGTGCACCAGATCAGCACGGCGAGCCGGCACGGGGTGCGCGGGCTCGCGCTCGAGCTCGCCGAGCTCGTCGCCAGCCTGCGCGCCGCCGCGCCCAGCCCGGCCGCGACCCGGATCGTGCTGCGCCCGCGGGCGGTGGACGAGCCGGACTTCACGGTGCGGGCCGAGGGCGACGGCTTCGTCGTCGGCGGGACCAAGCCGCTGCGCTGGGTGCGCCAGACCGACTTCAGCAACGAGGAGGCCATCGGCTACCTGGCCGACCGGCTGGCCCGGCTGGGTGTCGAGAAGGAGCTCGCGAAGCGGGGTGCCTTCCCCGGGGTCGCGGTCACGATCGGTGCCGTCACCTTCGACTGGGAGCCGACGCTGTCCGGCCGGGAGGCGCTGCTCGCAGCCGGTGGCGGGGACGGCGACGGCTACGGTGACGCCGGTTTCGGCACCGCCGGCACCGCCGTCACGATCGCCACGGTCGGCGGCTCCGGGGGCACCCGGGCCGGCGCGCGCGGTGGCGCGGTGGTCTCCGACCTCCCGCTCGGCCCGCGGGGCACCGACCTGCGACTGCGGACGTCCAAGCGGCTGACCCGGGCGCAGCGGACGGCCCTGAACGACCCCGCCGACGATTTCGGTGACGGTGACAGCGCCGGCTTCGGCGCGGGCGCCGGTTTCGACGCCGACGGCGGTTTCGACGACAGCAGCGGCTTCGGTGGTGACGCCGACAGCGGGCGTGGCTAG
- a CDS encoding TIGR03936 family radical SAM-associated protein, whose product MPRRPEGPPPPPVVARVRVRFAKRGRLRFLSHRDIARTFERGLRRARIPVAFSAGFSPHPRVSWVGAAPTGAASEAEYFEVALSAPMEPEQVRAALDAALPPGLDVLHCVAADSPPLPDRIDASRWRLRMPGVAAADLDVAVTELLGRESLTVERATKDGRRRVDVREAVVWAVCRAENDTCAILDVVVRHTTPAVRPDDVLTALSAVAVLSVPVPPEPTRLEQGRLREDGTLADPLVPDRDEAARLVGQLGA is encoded by the coding sequence GTGCCTCGTCGACCTGAGGGCCCGCCGCCCCCGCCGGTGGTGGCCCGGGTGCGGGTCCGGTTCGCCAAGCGGGGGCGGCTGCGTTTCCTCTCGCACCGCGACATCGCCCGGACCTTCGAACGCGGCCTGCGCCGGGCCCGGATACCGGTCGCGTTCTCGGCCGGGTTCAGTCCCCATCCCCGGGTGTCGTGGGTCGGCGCGGCGCCCACCGGCGCCGCGAGCGAGGCCGAGTACTTCGAGGTCGCGCTGTCCGCGCCGATGGAGCCCGAGCAGGTCCGCGCGGCACTGGACGCGGCGCTCCCACCTGGGCTGGACGTCCTGCACTGCGTCGCGGCGGACAGCCCGCCACTGCCCGACCGCATCGACGCGTCCCGGTGGCGGCTGAGGATGCCGGGCGTCGCGGCCGCCGATCTGGACGTCGCGGTGACCGAGCTGCTGGGCCGGGAATCGCTGACGGTCGAGCGGGCCACCAAGGACGGACGGCGTCGCGTGGACGTGCGCGAGGCCGTGGTCTGGGCCGTTTGCCGTGCAGAGAACGACACCTGTGCGATACTGGACGTGGTCGTACGGCACACGACGCCCGCCGTTCGACCCGACGACGTGCTGACCGCCCTTTCCGCGGTCGCCGTCCTCAGCGTCCCGGTGCCGCCCGAGCCAACACGACTCGAACAGGGCCGGTTGCGCGAGGACGGAACGCTGGCGGACCCGCTGGTACCGGACCGCGACGAGGCTGCCCGGCTGGTGGGTCAACTCGGAGCGTGA
- a CDS encoding TIGR03960 family B12-binding radical SAM protein: protein MSGQSLFPLLEPLLPRVRKPVQYVGGEGNAVVKPWGDAAVRWCLMYPDAYEVGLPNQGVQILYEILNEQPDVLAERTYSVWPDLEALMREHGIPQFTVDGHRPVADFDLFGVSFSTELGYTNLLSALDLAGIPLHTADRAAPGDGLAWPIVIAGGHASFNPEPIADFVDAVVIGDGEQAVLLITDLTRAWKAAGSPGGRTELLHRLARRKLVYVPGFYDVTYRPDGRIAAVTRNRDEVPERPAKHTLTDLDSWPYPKAPLVPLAETVHERLSVEIFRGCTRGCRFCQAGMITRPVRERSITTVAEMVDAGLAASGFSEVGLLSLSSADHSEIGEIAKGLADRYEGTNTALSLPSTRVDAFNVTLANEFSRNGRRSGLTFAPEGGSERLRKVINKTVSAEDLVRTVSTAYANGWRQVKLYFMCGLPTETDEDVLEIADLAREVIRAGRRASGHRDIRCTVSIGGFVPKSHTPFQWAAQASHEVTDRRLKLLRDTVRADREVGRAVGFRYHDGRPGIIEGLLARGDRRVGRVIERVWRDGGRFDGWSEYFSFARWEAACEAELTGLGVSLDWFTTRERDEREVLPWDHLDAGLDRDWLWADWQEALRATELDDCRWTPCYDCGVCPTMGTENQIGPTGRTLIPVIPVGPPAGAPDPAAAAGAGTGTGAGGSSAVPSDLARASASST, encoded by the coding sequence ATGTCCGGACAGTCGCTGTTTCCCCTCCTGGAGCCGCTGCTCCCACGGGTCCGGAAGCCCGTCCAGTACGTCGGCGGCGAGGGGAACGCGGTCGTCAAACCCTGGGGCGACGCCGCGGTCCGCTGGTGTCTGATGTACCCCGACGCCTACGAGGTCGGGCTGCCGAACCAGGGCGTCCAGATCCTCTACGAGATCCTCAACGAGCAGCCGGACGTCCTCGCCGAACGCACCTACTCGGTCTGGCCGGATCTCGAGGCCCTGATGCGTGAGCACGGGATACCGCAGTTCACGGTGGACGGCCATCGCCCGGTCGCGGACTTCGACCTCTTCGGGGTCAGCTTCTCCACCGAGCTCGGCTACACGAACCTGCTCTCGGCCCTGGATCTCGCCGGCATCCCGCTGCACACCGCGGACCGCGCGGCCCCGGGCGACGGCCTGGCCTGGCCGATCGTCATCGCCGGCGGGCACGCGTCCTTCAACCCCGAGCCGATCGCGGACTTCGTCGACGCCGTCGTCATCGGTGACGGCGAGCAGGCCGTCCTGCTGATCACCGACCTCACCCGCGCCTGGAAGGCCGCCGGCTCGCCCGGCGGGCGGACCGAGCTGCTGCACCGCCTCGCCCGCCGCAAGCTGGTCTACGTCCCTGGGTTCTACGACGTCACCTACCGGCCGGACGGGCGGATCGCGGCGGTCACCCGCAACCGGGACGAGGTCCCGGAACGGCCCGCCAAGCACACCCTGACCGACCTCGACTCGTGGCCGTACCCGAAGGCGCCGCTCGTGCCACTGGCCGAGACGGTGCACGAGCGGCTGAGCGTGGAGATCTTCCGCGGCTGCACCCGCGGCTGCCGGTTCTGCCAGGCCGGCATGATCACCCGTCCGGTGCGGGAACGCAGCATCACCACCGTCGCCGAGATGGTCGACGCCGGGCTCGCGGCCTCGGGTTTCTCCGAGGTCGGCCTGCTGTCGCTGTCGAGCGCGGACCACAGCGAGATAGGCGAGATCGCCAAGGGCCTGGCCGACCGCTACGAGGGCACCAACACGGCGCTGAGCCTGCCCTCCACCCGGGTGGACGCCTTCAATGTGACCCTCGCGAACGAGTTCTCCCGCAACGGCCGCCGCAGCGGGCTCACCTTCGCCCCCGAAGGCGGCTCGGAACGGCTCCGTAAGGTCATCAACAAGACGGTCAGCGCGGAGGACCTGGTCCGCACGGTCAGCACGGCCTACGCGAACGGCTGGCGGCAGGTGAAGCTCTACTTCATGTGCGGCCTGCCCACCGAGACCGACGAGGACGTCCTGGAGATCGCGGATCTCGCCCGCGAGGTCATCCGGGCCGGCCGGCGGGCCAGCGGTCACCGCGACATCCGGTGCACCGTGTCCATCGGCGGGTTCGTCCCCAAGTCGCACACGCCGTTCCAGTGGGCGGCGCAGGCGTCCCACGAGGTGACCGACCGGCGCCTCAAGCTGCTGCGGGACACCGTGCGCGCCGACCGGGAGGTGGGCCGGGCGGTCGGCTTCCGCTACCACGACGGGCGCCCGGGCATCATCGAGGGCCTGCTGGCCCGCGGTGACCGCCGGGTCGGCCGGGTGATCGAGCGGGTCTGGCGCGACGGCGGCCGCTTCGACGGCTGGAGCGAGTACTTCTCGTTCGCCCGCTGGGAGGCGGCGTGCGAGGCGGAGCTCACCGGGCTCGGTGTCTCGCTGGACTGGTTCACGACCCGCGAGCGCGACGAGCGCGAGGTCCTGCCGTGGGACCACCTCGACGCCGGCCTCGACCGTGACTGGCTGTGGGCCGACTGGCAGGAGGCCCTGCGCGCGACCGAGCTGGACGACTGTCGCTGGACGCCCTGCTACGACTGCGGGGTGTGCCCGACGATGGGAACCGAGAACCAGATCGGGCCCACCGGGCGCACCCTGATCCCGGTGATCCCGGTGGGGCCTCCTGCCGGAGCGCCGGACCCGGCCGCCGCGGCCGGTGCCGGCACCGGCACCGGCGCCGGCGGGTCATCCGCTGTTCCGTCCGACCTGGCGCGGGCAAGTGCCTCGTCGACCTGA
- the rplU gene encoding 50S ribosomal protein L21 has translation MYAVVASGGKQHRVAVGDVVDVELVPGEPGAAVNLPAVLLVDGESVTHDADALASVAVTAEVVGVVKGPKIRIHKFKNKTGYHKRQGHRQKYTRLKVTGIETGKA, from the coding sequence GTGTACGCGGTCGTTGCCAGCGGCGGCAAGCAGCACAGGGTCGCCGTCGGCGATGTCGTCGACGTCGAACTCGTCCCCGGGGAGCCGGGCGCGGCCGTGAACCTTCCGGCGGTGCTGCTTGTCGACGGTGAGTCGGTCACGCACGACGCTGACGCTCTCGCGTCCGTCGCGGTCACCGCCGAGGTCGTCGGTGTCGTCAAGGGTCCGAAGATCCGGATCCACAAGTTCAAGAACAAGACCGGCTACCACAAGCGTCAGGGCCATCGCCAGAAGTACACGCGCCTGAAGGTGACCGGGATCGAGACGGGGAAGGCCTGA
- the rpmA gene encoding 50S ribosomal protein L27, translating to MAHKKGASSSRNGRDSNAQRLGVKRFGGQLVKAGEIIVRQRGTHFHPGDLVGRGKDDTLFALAPGHVEFGRKRGRRVVNIVSADTERAEKAAVPA from the coding sequence ATGGCGCACAAGAAGGGCGCGAGCTCCTCGCGCAACGGCCGTGACTCCAACGCCCAGCGGCTCGGCGTGAAGCGTTTCGGTGGCCAGCTGGTCAAGGCCGGCGAGATCATCGTCCGGCAGCGGGGCACCCACTTCCACCCGGGTGACCTGGTCGGCCGCGGCAAGGACGACACCTTGTTCGCGCTGGCCCCGGGTCACGTCGAGTTCGGCCGCAAGCGGGGCCGCCGGGTCGTGAACATCGTCTCGGCCGATACCGAGCGCGCCGAGAAGGCCGCCGTACCGGCCTGA
- the rodA gene encoding rod shape-determining protein RodA — protein MTQEQGPTALRSSPVLVRGRIGQLRDRASGRHSPLRRLDWVLQISVIALALLGALLVWSATRQRLEEAGGDPQTFLKRHLLNLMIGLLLGAAATLVDYRILRAYAPFVYLGSLVGLVAVLVVGTTVNGAHSWIVLPAGFQLQPSEFAKVALVVGAAMILGEKHEDRHTGIRRGAPGHGDVLLVLGLAVVPMALIMLQPDFGTVMVLVFVTLGMLAVSGAPRRWVLGLILCGVLFGGAILQFHLLKPYQEARLTSFVSENKAASSTGYNVDQAMTAIANGGITGRGLFEGQQTQGQFVPEQQTDFVFSVAGEELGYLGAGGVIVLLGVVLWRALTIGFHSQDSFGALIATGVVCWFTFQIFVNIGMCLGVMPVTGLPLTFLSYGGSSMFANMIAVGLLQNVRLRSRSDPYAL, from the coding sequence ATGACGCAGGAGCAGGGGCCCACCGCGCTGCGTTCCTCCCCGGTGCTGGTCCGGGGGCGGATCGGGCAGCTGCGCGACCGCGCCTCGGGGCGGCACTCGCCGCTGCGGCGGCTCGACTGGGTTCTGCAGATCAGCGTGATCGCGCTGGCCCTGCTGGGTGCCCTGCTGGTCTGGTCGGCCACCCGCCAGCGGCTGGAGGAGGCCGGGGGAGACCCGCAGACCTTCCTGAAACGCCACCTGCTGAATCTGATGATCGGCCTGCTGCTCGGGGCCGCCGCGACCCTGGTGGACTACCGGATCCTGCGGGCCTACGCGCCCTTCGTCTATCTCGGCTCGCTGGTCGGTCTCGTCGCCGTTCTCGTGGTCGGCACCACCGTCAACGGGGCCCACTCGTGGATCGTGCTCCCGGCCGGCTTCCAGCTCCAGCCGTCGGAGTTCGCCAAGGTCGCGCTCGTCGTCGGCGCCGCGATGATCCTCGGGGAGAAACACGAGGACCGGCACACCGGCATCCGCCGCGGCGCGCCGGGCCACGGCGACGTGCTGCTGGTGCTCGGCCTCGCCGTCGTGCCGATGGCCCTGATCATGCTGCAACCCGACTTCGGCACGGTCATGGTGCTGGTGTTCGTCACCCTCGGGATGCTGGCGGTCAGCGGCGCGCCGCGGCGCTGGGTGCTGGGCCTGATCCTGTGCGGGGTTCTCTTCGGCGGGGCGATCCTCCAGTTCCACCTGCTCAAGCCCTATCAGGAGGCGCGCCTCACCTCGTTCGTCTCCGAGAACAAGGCGGCGTCGTCGACCGGTTACAACGTCGACCAGGCGATGACCGCGATCGCCAACGGCGGCATCACCGGCCGTGGTCTGTTCGAGGGCCAGCAGACCCAGGGCCAGTTCGTGCCCGAGCAGCAGACCGACTTCGTGTTCAGCGTCGCCGGCGAGGAGCTCGGCTATCTGGGGGCCGGGGGTGTGATCGTCCTGCTCGGCGTGGTGCTCTGGCGGGCGCTGACGATCGGTTTCCACTCGCAGGACTCGTTCGGCGCGCTCATCGCCACCGGCGTGGTCTGTTGGTTCACCTTCCAGATCTTCGTCAACATCGGCATGTGTCTCGGCGTGATGCCGGTGACCGGCCTTCCGCTGACATTCCTGTCCTACGGCGGTTCCTCGATGTTCGCGAACATGATCGCGGTCGGGCTGCTGCAGAATGTCCGCCTGCGCTCGCGCTCCGACCCCTACGCGCTCTGA
- a CDS encoding Rne/Rng family ribonuclease, whose protein sequence is MPEDQIIEDKATRSEAVPAKAPSPGTVPSETVPSDNTPAAAAAPESAVAETAPQRPARRRRAAGRPAGSPPEEAGPPVAPADSAAAGTTGAGAATGAEAGGAPDTAVPLVEAAAEPAPEAAPTKPARRARTTRPRRVSREAGAAASDTPATSASADAASPDVVSPAAEAPDLKALDSKAPVTASPETGSPAAAATAAGADVTADSSGSAAKIDVAAPAAPADTTAPGEAAPAATKPRRTRARRTATKVEPAAEAGTSSGAPGVESTAPASSGADAAVGRTPAAAAPVAVPAPASVSTPASVSTPASVPAPTAVSAPDSSAVGATSPVVAATPPASGPGVDEAGDPLVEPIAEAAADTTAEAGTAGTTDTTTATVAAETTGTTPVAGTGAVAAARTAAAAEAPGASEPPRAERTPRRRTRAVAPTWTSGAEAPAPAPVTRQPARRPVAMIMFQQPEPAVVDPWPRRRRAADDEAPVEPAVTGRGGLPGADLDEAVPADEIVDAADDAVAYDTAEFGEALETDSGEQAFDGGEYLSVDGDGDADDAGPGGTRRRRRGRRGRGRARGEDEISETSDLADESGDEAEERDDRELEAEPGEREPRPARRRSRRAPARETFDEAEETDSDAELVAGTDPDADEESDAEEGADLEDGADDLAEDGSDDDRAGGSRRRRRRRRRSGTGAETTPTPDDPPNTVVHVRETRRDDDLVRGVSGSTRLEAKRQRRREGRDSGRRRAPIVTEAEFLARRESVERRMIVRHNGDRTQIAVLEDGVLVEHFVTRASSASYAGNVYLGRVQNVLASMEAAFVDIGKGRNAVLYAGEVNYDASGLDGRPRKIEQVLKSGQSVLVQVSKDPLGHKGARLTSQVSLPGRYLVYVPDGQNAGISRKLPDTERARLKSILKKITPENGGVIVRTAAEGASEAELERDIERLVAQWEDIQRKAQKASAPSLLYGEPDLVVRVIRDIFNEDFTELVVQGSHEAATVEGYVDTVAPDLRDRVRRYVGTGDVFAEYRVDEQLAKALDRKVWLPSGGSLVIDRTEAMTVIDVNTGKFTGKGGNLEETVTKNNLEAAEEIVRQLRLRDIGGIIVIDFIDMVLESNRELVLRRLTECLGRDRTRHQVAEVTSLGLVQMTRKRVGQGLLEAYSEPCAHCNGRGVLVHLDSAHARDPHPREAAPASQPAAEAPAQAAGSSTGRRGRHATKPAGPALVAAAVSPAGDGADLSSDGAVGSVNGSVPAAATDSAGSVGSAGASGPAALGERAAGTASLDAVAPRAARIAVTVGAGRDQDTESNGGGTGFSGGAGANGAGNSESEGTTVDGEPRPGSGGIPVFANTDDPDSVLQSGTNGTDTPAGAEKPARARRRRASRPVSKPTDTAQPIAVPSEATTP, encoded by the coding sequence GTGCCCGAAGATCAGATCATCGAGGACAAGGCCACGCGCTCCGAGGCGGTGCCTGCCAAGGCACCGTCCCCCGGGACGGTGCCCTCCGAGACTGTGCCCTCCGACAACACCCCTGCGGCTGCCGCGGCCCCTGAGAGCGCGGTCGCCGAGACCGCGCCGCAACGTCCCGCCCGGCGCCGCCGCGCGGCCGGCCGACCAGCCGGGTCGCCCCCCGAGGAGGCGGGCCCGCCCGTCGCCCCGGCTGATTCCGCCGCGGCTGGAACCACCGGTGCCGGCGCCGCCACCGGTGCCGAGGCCGGCGGCGCGCCGGACACCGCGGTCCCGCTGGTCGAGGCCGCCGCCGAGCCGGCGCCCGAAGCCGCGCCAACCAAGCCGGCCCGGCGGGCCAGGACCACCCGGCCGCGCCGAGTGTCCCGGGAGGCCGGCGCGGCCGCGTCCGACACTCCAGCCACCTCTGCCTCCGCCGACGCCGCGTCGCCTGACGTCGTGTCGCCCGCCGCCGAGGCGCCCGACCTGAAGGCGCTCGACTCGAAGGCGCCCGTGACGGCGTCCCCCGAGACCGGGTCGCCCGCCGCCGCGGCGACCGCGGCCGGTGCGGACGTCACCGCCGACTCCTCCGGGTCGGCCGCGAAGATCGACGTCGCCGCGCCCGCCGCGCCCGCTGACACTACGGCGCCAGGCGAGGCGGCCCCCGCCGCGACCAAGCCGCGTCGGACCCGTGCTCGTCGGACGGCCACGAAGGTCGAGCCGGCCGCCGAGGCCGGCACGTCCTCGGGTGCGCCGGGCGTCGAATCCACCGCGCCCGCGTCATCCGGCGCGGACGCGGCGGTCGGGCGGACTCCCGCCGCCGCTGCTCCGGTCGCCGTGCCGGCCCCGGCTTCCGTGTCCACTCCGGCTTCCGTGTCCACTCCGGCTTCTGTGCCCGCCCCGACCGCCGTGTCGGCCCCGGACTCGTCGGCCGTCGGGGCCACGTCGCCGGTCGTGGCGGCCACCCCGCCGGCTTCCGGGCCGGGCGTCGACGAGGCCGGCGACCCGCTGGTGGAGCCGATCGCCGAAGCGGCGGCGGATACCACCGCCGAGGCGGGCACCGCCGGCACCACTGACACCACCACCGCGACCGTGGCCGCCGAAACCACCGGAACCACTCCCGTGGCCGGAACCGGGGCGGTCGCCGCCGCGCGGACCGCTGCCGCCGCCGAGGCGCCCGGCGCGTCCGAGCCCCCGCGGGCCGAGCGCACCCCGCGGCGACGCACCCGGGCGGTCGCCCCGACGTGGACCAGCGGTGCCGAGGCGCCGGCCCCCGCGCCGGTGACCCGGCAGCCGGCCCGGCGCCCCGTCGCGATGATCATGTTCCAGCAGCCGGAGCCGGCGGTCGTGGATCCGTGGCCCCGTCGCCGGCGCGCCGCCGACGACGAGGCGCCGGTCGAGCCCGCCGTGACCGGTCGCGGCGGTCTCCCGGGCGCGGACCTCGACGAGGCCGTCCCGGCCGACGAGATCGTTGACGCGGCCGACGACGCGGTCGCTTACGACACCGCGGAGTTCGGTGAGGCACTGGAGACGGACAGCGGCGAGCAGGCGTTCGACGGCGGCGAGTACTTGTCCGTCGACGGGGACGGGGACGCCGACGACGCCGGGCCGGGCGGCACCCGCCGTCGGCGCCGCGGCCGCCGCGGCCGTGGCCGGGCCCGTGGCGAGGACGAGATCTCCGAGACCAGCGACCTCGCCGACGAGTCGGGCGACGAGGCGGAGGAGCGTGACGACCGCGAGCTCGAAGCCGAGCCGGGGGAGCGCGAGCCCAGGCCCGCCCGCCGCCGGTCGCGGCGCGCGCCGGCGCGGGAGACGTTCGACGAGGCGGAGGAGACGGACTCCGACGCCGAGCTGGTGGCCGGAACCGATCCCGACGCCGACGAGGAGTCCGACGCCGAGGAGGGCGCGGACCTCGAGGACGGCGCCGACGACTTGGCCGAGGACGGTTCGGACGACGACCGCGCCGGCGGATCCCGGCGGCGTCGCCGGCGCCGTCGCCGCTCCGGGACCGGCGCGGAGACCACGCCGACCCCCGACGACCCCCCGAACACCGTCGTGCACGTGCGCGAGACGCGCCGGGACGACGACCTCGTCCGCGGGGTCAGCGGTTCCACCCGGCTGGAGGCGAAGCGCCAGCGCCGGCGTGAGGGCCGTGACAGCGGTCGCCGCCGCGCTCCCATCGTCACCGAGGCCGAGTTCCTCGCCCGGCGGGAGTCGGTCGAGCGCCGGATGATCGTCCGCCACAACGGGGACCGCACCCAGATCGCCGTGCTCGAGGACGGCGTCCTGGTCGAGCACTTCGTGACCCGGGCCAGCTCGGCGTCCTACGCGGGCAACGTGTATCTCGGGCGGGTGCAGAACGTCCTGGCCAGCATGGAGGCGGCGTTCGTCGACATCGGCAAGGGCCGCAACGCCGTCCTGTACGCCGGTGAGGTCAACTACGACGCCTCGGGCCTCGACGGTCGGCCGCGCAAGATCGAGCAGGTGCTGAAGTCCGGGCAGTCGGTGCTCGTCCAGGTCTCGAAGGACCCGCTCGGGCACAAGGGCGCGCGGCTGACCAGCCAGGTGAGCCTGCCCGGCCGCTATCTCGTGTACGTGCCGGACGGCCAGAACGCGGGCATCAGCCGCAAGCTGCCGGACACCGAGCGCGCCAGGCTGAAGAGCATCCTGAAGAAGATCACCCCGGAGAACGGCGGGGTGATCGTCCGTACCGCCGCGGAGGGCGCCAGCGAGGCCGAGCTCGAGCGCGACATCGAGCGCCTCGTCGCGCAGTGGGAGGACATCCAGCGCAAGGCGCAGAAGGCCAGCGCGCCGTCGCTGCTCTACGGCGAGCCCGACCTGGTGGTGCGGGTCATCCGCGACATCTTCAACGAGGACTTCACCGAGCTGGTCGTCCAGGGCTCGCACGAGGCCGCGACCGTCGAGGGCTACGTCGACACGGTCGCCCCGGACCTGCGTGACCGCGTCCGCCGCTACGTCGGGACCGGGGACGTCTTCGCCGAGTACCGGGTGGACGAACAGCTCGCGAAGGCGCTGGACCGCAAGGTCTGGCTGCCCTCCGGCGGTTCGCTGGTCATCGACCGCACCGAGGCGATGACCGTCATCGACGTCAACACCGGCAAGTTCACCGGCAAGGGTGGCAACCTCGAGGAGACGGTCACCAAGAACAACCTCGAGGCCGCGGAGGAGATCGTCCGCCAGCTCCGGCTGCGTGACATCGGTGGCATCATCGTCATCGACTTCATCGACATGGTGCTCGAGAGCAACCGGGAGCTGGTGCTGCGCCGGCTCACCGAGTGCCTCGGTCGGGACCGGACCCGCCACCAGGTCGCCGAGGTGACCAGCCTGGGTCTGGTCCAGATGACCCGCAAGCGGGTCGGCCAGGGCCTGCTGGAGGCCTACAGCGAACCGTGTGCCCACTGCAACGGGCGTGGTGTGCTCGTCCACCTGGACTCCGCGCACGCCAGGGATCCGCATCCGAGGGAGGCGGCGCCGGCGAGCCAGCCGGCGGCGGAGGCTCCGGCCCAGGCGGCCGGTTCCTCCACGGGCCGCCGGGGGCGGCACGCGACGAAGCCCGCCGGTCCGGCCCTCGTGGCCGCCGCGGTCTCGCCGGCCGGGGACGGGGCGGACCTCTCCTCGGACGGGGCTGTCGGGTCCGTGAACGGCTCCGTACCGGCGGCTGCGACTGATTCAGCTGGATCGGTCGGGTCGGCGGGGGCGTCGGGGCCGGCCGCTCTCGGTGAGCGTGCGGCCGGTACGGCCTCGCTGGACGCCGTCGCACCGCGCGCCGCCCGGATCGCCGTGACGGTCGGAGCCGGACGCGACCAGGACACTGAGAGCAACGGTGGTGGCACCGGCTTCAGCGGCGGGGCCGGAGCGAACGGGGCCGGGAACAGCGAGAGCGAGGGCACCACGGTCGACGGTGAGCCGCGGCCGGGTTCCGGAGGTATCCCGGTGTTCGCGAACACCGATGATCCGGACAGTGTCCTGCAGTCCGGGACGAACGGGACGGACACCCCGGCTGGCGCCGAGAAGCCGGCCCGCGCTCGCCGCCGCCGCGCCTCCCGCCCGGTCTCCAAGCCCACGGACACCGCCCAGCCGATCGCCGTCCCCTCCGAAGCCACCACCCCCTGA